Proteins encoded in a region of the Clostridia bacterium genome:
- a CDS encoding ATP-binding cassette domain-containing protein, producing the protein MQAIEIADIHKRYYLSHALRGVNLGIEQGKIVGLLGPNGAGKSTLLRIIAGIGHPTSGGVRVMGRRVSIRAIVLVVIIALAVSASIARPWVSGNRLLEQRFPGQSHVVTRSSNQAS; encoded by the coding sequence ATGCAGGCCATCGAAATCGCCGATATCCACAAGAGGTATTACCTATCCCACGCGCTCCGCGGGGTTAATCTCGGCATTGAGCAGGGCAAGATTGTTGGGCTGCTCGGGCCGAACGGAGCGGGCAAGTCCACCCTGCTCAGGATCATCGCGGGGATCGGACACCCCACATCAGGCGGCGTCAGGGTAATGGGCCGCAGGGTGTCCATCAGGGCAATAGTGCTCGTTGTGATAATCGCTCTCGCAGTATCGGCCAGTATTGCTCGACCGTGGGTATCGGGAAACAGACTCCTTGAGCAGAGGTTTCCAGGCCAATCCCATGTGGTCACCAGATCATCCAATCAGGCTTCCTGA
- a CDS encoding MATE family efflux transporter yields the protein MWMIPVGNQSDSVGVDVSSEMAGAAVDMGSMECPEPRTADAAPGDVKGVFSGTDLDHMMADPRAMRRTIMALAWPVVAEQVLGTMTQMADMIMVGRLGAAAVAAVGLSNQPLFIVQGLFMGLGVGVTALVARFIGAGDKRRANEVTSQALAITVALGVVLAAVGYLYTPWLVRFMKAGSDVVPFAVGYMGALMPGLFMLAMNMVISAALRGAGDTTFPMKVNILINLSNLFGNYLLIYGHWGFPALGVRGAALATTLSRMLGAGVLTQHILSGQGVVTARSDCKFRFDLKVIARILNVGLPAALERISLCLGLAFYVRIVASLGTAAYAAHAIAINAESISYMPGFAFAVSATTLVGQALGAGRKDVAERSGWESWKISAVIMGLMGIVLFVFPEQLMRLYVDDEEIIKLGAGVLRIMAIAQVPMSAGYTIVGALRGAGDTRAVLYLTIASVWGVRFFLAWLFVNVLGLGLRGAWYAMALDWVARGSISMVRFSSGRWRDMSV from the coding sequence ATGTGGATGATCCCGGTTGGAAACCAGAGTGACTCCGTTGGCGTTGACGTGTCGAGTGAGATGGCAGGCGCTGCGGTCGACATGGGCAGTATGGAGTGTCCAGAGCCAAGGACAGCGGATGCGGCGCCAGGGGATGTCAAGGGAGTCTTCTCCGGTACGGACCTCGACCACATGATGGCTGACCCGAGAGCCATGCGCCGGACGATTATGGCGCTTGCGTGGCCAGTCGTTGCGGAGCAAGTGCTCGGAACCATGACGCAGATGGCGGACATGATCATGGTGGGCAGATTGGGAGCGGCCGCAGTCGCTGCAGTCGGCCTTTCCAATCAGCCCCTTTTCATAGTGCAGGGGCTTTTCATGGGGCTAGGAGTGGGCGTCACCGCTCTCGTGGCCCGTTTCATCGGAGCTGGCGACAAGAGGCGGGCAAACGAAGTCACATCGCAGGCCCTCGCCATCACCGTGGCTCTCGGCGTTGTGTTGGCGGCAGTCGGCTATCTGTACACTCCGTGGCTCGTTCGGTTCATGAAAGCCGGCTCTGACGTCGTGCCTTTCGCTGTGGGCTACATGGGCGCGCTGATGCCAGGTCTCTTCATGCTGGCCATGAACATGGTGATCTCTGCAGCTCTACGCGGCGCCGGCGACACCACGTTCCCGATGAAGGTGAACATCCTCATTAACCTCTCGAATCTCTTCGGAAACTACCTGCTCATCTACGGGCACTGGGGATTCCCAGCTCTGGGAGTCAGGGGCGCAGCCCTTGCCACCACGCTTTCGCGGATGCTCGGGGCCGGGGTTCTTACGCAGCACATACTCTCTGGGCAAGGAGTCGTAACAGCCAGGAGCGACTGCAAGTTCAGGTTCGACCTGAAGGTGATTGCTCGAATCCTCAATGTTGGACTCCCTGCTGCCCTTGAACGCATCAGCCTGTGCTTGGGCCTGGCCTTCTATGTGAGGATCGTGGCGTCGCTGGGCACTGCCGCCTATGCTGCTCATGCCATTGCCATCAATGCGGAATCCATCTCCTACATGCCGGGGTTTGCGTTTGCGGTGTCAGCGACCACTCTCGTGGGGCAAGCACTGGGGGCGGGGAGGAAGGACGTAGCAGAACGGTCGGGTTGGGAATCATGGAAGATCAGCGCCGTCATAATGGGCCTCATGGGCATTGTGCTTTTCGTCTTTCCTGAGCAACTCATGCGGCTGTACGTTGATGATGAGGAGATCATCAAACTGGGCGCGGGCGTTCTTCGAATAATGGCGATTGCACAGGTCCCGATGTCTGCTGGCTACACGATTGTGGGCGCTCTGCGTGGCGCCGGGGATACGAGAGCGGTTCTTTATCTGACCATTGCAAGCGTGTGGGGAGTGCGCTTCTTTCTGGCTTGGCTGTTCGTTAACGTGCTTGGCCTCGGGCTTAGGGGCGCGTGGTATGCGATGGCCCTTGACTGGGTCGCGCGAGGCTCCATTTCAATGGTGCGATTCTCCTCAGGACGCTGGCGGGACATGAGTGTGTGA
- a CDS encoding efflux RND transporter permease subunit, translating to MSIAEQSIRRPVTVFIAVTACLLFGFLALGRIGLDLLPEINLPMIAVVTVYPNADPDTVEGTVTIPIERALRSVRNIRTVTSTSMENASLCLAEFNWGADLGAAQEEMRSGLDRVGYQLPEGVQEPIVSRIDPSEIPMLTMSIGAPGDVSDITSQAREIVKPAIERVEGVAGASITGGADRVITVEYDHSKLQRSGLSPILLQQLITFQNLSIPAGVVIDEGVRYQTRVGAKFTSADDVAGLAIGLRPRDESEGSAHGGLLGLSMLAQPFLTVADVATVRETFQRAEGYTRINGKSAIVLSVYKQSGENSVTVANRVKAAMAELIKKYPDIELSYIFDESQFITGSIRDLTNSAVQGAILAVIILYVFLRHATSTFIIGVSIPLSIIFTIVLMYVSKLTINLMTLGGLALGVGMLVDNSIVVLESIFRRQELGDPPMTAAVNGAKEVGMAIAASTMTTVAVFLPIAFLGSLAGEVFKDLAITVTFSLLASLVVAVTVVPLAAGLFVGISKDRITSMQGDVEKRRTLLGVYDKALSWSLAHRWIVLGIVGAAAVVSVWIYPRLGMEFLKKMDMGRVDVSVHMQAGTPVEVTNQAALAIEGELVKAPGIESVTAEVGSAGSGDFLAVASGASSNMISLGVKLRRDGRDQLSADEAGGRIREALESTAEHYPGMDYNVDTTGYGLLTGGMLDLFGSSVSLEIFGLDAARLNEYAEAIVDKLRAVPEFIEVSSTASELQPVMLLDVNPNRALLGSLTVGQIGVGVRTGMLGTTVTYLERNGELIPVIVKPASEGTPTLEGLMAMPVSASLSTSGIMSSASEMGSNASAAARTAASVGPSLLAPPTEVLVGRVATPKVVDGPMKISRRNGRRYVLLTVAFDGMSLSAAGKKALSVASEVDMPKGYDLELAGVNRIMADSFADLKLAAVIAVVLVYMVMAVQYESLFYPLIIMFTMPLAAIGAIGLLALAGETISLTAIIGLIVLAGIVVNNGIVMVDFINQLKTEGLGIRQAVVEASRARLRPILMTALTTILALVPLAAGWGSGTEMERPLALTVIGGLTTSTFLTLFVIPIIYELMEGFAQKLRRKGVR from the coding sequence ATGAGTATCGCTGAGCAGTCAATACGCCGTCCGGTCACAGTTTTCATAGCGGTGACCGCCTGCCTGCTCTTTGGTTTTCTCGCTCTCGGTAGGATAGGCCTGGACCTTCTGCCTGAGATTAACCTGCCGATGATCGCAGTAGTCACGGTGTATCCCAATGCTGATCCGGATACCGTTGAGGGAACTGTGACCATACCAATTGAGAGGGCGCTGCGGTCGGTTCGAAACATCAGAACCGTCACCTCAACCAGCATGGAGAATGCGTCTCTATGCCTTGCTGAGTTCAACTGGGGGGCTGATCTGGGCGCTGCGCAGGAGGAGATGCGCTCAGGCCTCGATAGGGTGGGCTACCAGCTTCCCGAGGGAGTCCAGGAGCCGATAGTCAGCCGGATCGACCCATCGGAGATTCCAATGCTCACGATGAGCATCGGCGCGCCTGGAGATGTGAGCGACATCACGTCGCAGGCACGCGAAATCGTGAAACCCGCAATCGAGAGAGTGGAAGGAGTCGCTGGAGCCTCAATAACCGGCGGCGCGGACCGGGTGATCACTGTCGAATACGACCATTCCAAGCTGCAGAGGAGCGGGCTGAGTCCGATCCTGCTTCAGCAGCTCATCACCTTCCAGAACCTGTCGATTCCAGCCGGAGTAGTCATCGATGAGGGTGTAAGGTACCAAACAAGGGTAGGGGCGAAATTCACCTCCGCAGATGATGTTGCGGGGCTGGCAATTGGGCTCAGGCCCAGAGACGAATCAGAAGGATCCGCTCACGGCGGGCTTCTGGGGCTCTCCATGCTCGCACAGCCATTCCTCACAGTAGCCGACGTGGCGACCGTGAGGGAGACCTTCCAGCGAGCTGAGGGCTACACTCGCATAAATGGCAAGTCAGCGATCGTGCTATCAGTGTACAAGCAGTCAGGTGAGAACAGCGTCACTGTGGCCAACCGAGTGAAGGCAGCCATGGCAGAGCTGATAAAGAAGTATCCCGATATCGAGCTGAGCTACATATTCGACGAGTCTCAGTTCATCACCGGTTCAATTCGCGATCTGACCAACAGCGCTGTGCAAGGCGCCATACTCGCCGTGATCATCCTTTACGTGTTTCTTAGGCATGCGACTAGCACCTTCATCATAGGCGTGTCGATTCCGCTGTCGATCATCTTCACCATTGTGCTGATGTATGTGTCGAAACTCACGATCAACCTGATGACCCTGGGCGGGTTGGCTCTTGGCGTGGGCATGCTGGTGGACAACTCCATAGTCGTACTGGAGAGTATCTTCAGACGGCAGGAGCTAGGAGATCCACCTATGACTGCCGCGGTTAACGGCGCCAAAGAGGTGGGAATGGCCATTGCCGCATCAACAATGACCACCGTTGCGGTCTTCCTGCCCATCGCCTTTCTCGGGAGCCTCGCTGGAGAGGTGTTCAAGGATCTCGCAATCACAGTGACATTCTCGCTCCTAGCATCGCTGGTTGTTGCGGTTACCGTTGTGCCGCTGGCTGCCGGCCTGTTCGTGGGCATATCCAAGGATCGCATTACGTCGATGCAGGGGGATGTGGAGAAACGGCGTACGCTTCTTGGCGTTTACGACAAGGCTCTGAGCTGGTCGCTCGCGCATAGATGGATTGTTTTGGGAATTGTCGGCGCAGCTGCAGTGGTGTCGGTATGGATCTATCCCAGGCTGGGAATGGAGTTTCTGAAGAAGATGGACATGGGCCGCGTGGATGTGAGCGTGCACATGCAAGCTGGAACTCCGGTAGAGGTCACGAACCAGGCTGCACTGGCCATTGAGGGAGAGCTTGTGAAGGCTCCTGGAATTGAGTCAGTCACAGCTGAAGTGGGTTCCGCGGGATCTGGCGACTTCCTTGCAGTGGCCAGCGGCGCCTCATCCAACATGATCTCCCTTGGCGTGAAACTTCGGAGGGATGGGCGTGATCAGCTTTCCGCAGACGAGGCTGGCGGTCGAATACGTGAGGCGCTTGAGTCTACGGCTGAACACTACCCGGGCATGGATTACAATGTGGACACTACGGGTTACGGCCTTCTCACCGGCGGGATGCTTGACCTATTCGGCAGCAGCGTGAGCCTTGAGATCTTCGGGCTGGATGCTGCACGCCTCAATGAGTACGCGGAAGCGATTGTCGACAAGCTGCGCGCCGTCCCGGAGTTCATAGAGGTGTCGTCCACCGCAAGCGAACTGCAGCCGGTGATGCTCCTCGATGTGAATCCAAACAGAGCACTACTGGGGAGTCTGACGGTGGGCCAGATCGGAGTTGGGGTCCGCACGGGCATGCTCGGGACTACTGTTACATACCTGGAGCGCAACGGCGAGCTGATCCCTGTGATTGTGAAGCCTGCTTCTGAGGGCACTCCGACTCTGGAAGGACTAATGGCGATGCCTGTGTCGGCCAGCCTATCCACATCGGGGATCATGAGTTCCGCGAGTGAGATGGGGAGCAATGCCTCCGCTGCGGCCCGCACGGCCGCAAGCGTTGGGCCCTCCCTGCTGGCGCCGCCCACTGAGGTGCTCGTGGGCAGGGTTGCGACTCCCAAGGTGGTAGATGGGCCGATGAAGATAAGTCGGCGCAACGGCAGGCGCTACGTGCTTCTGACTGTGGCTTTCGATGGCATGAGCCTATCTGCTGCAGGGAAGAAGGCTCTCTCAGTTGCCAGCGAGGTCGACATGCCCAAAGGGTACGATCTCGAGCTTGCAGGTGTGAACCGTATCATGGCGGATTCCTTCGCGGATCTCAAGCTCGCGGCGGTGATTGCGGTTGTGCTCGTGTACATGGTGATGGCGGTGCAGTATGAATCGCTATTCTATCCGCTTATAATCATGTTCACAATGCCTCTGGCTGCAATAGGCGCGATCGGGCTTCTTGCGTTGGCAGGAGAGACGATAAGCCTCACAGCGATTATCGGCCTTATTGTGCTTGCTGGCATCGTAGTGAACAACGGAATCGTCATGGTGGACTTCATCAACCAGCTCAAGACGGAAGGTTTGGGCATACGACAGGCAGTTGTGGAGGCGAGCCGCGCGCGGCTTCGACCCATACTCATGACTGCTCTCACCACCATATTGGCATTGGTCCCGCTCGCGGCGGGTTGGGGATCTGGGACAGAGATGGAGCGACCGCTTGCCCTAACGGTAATCGGCGGGCTCACTACGTCCACGTTCCTTACCCTTTTCGTGATTCCCATCATCTACGAGCTGATGGAAGGATTTGCCCAGAAGCTCCGGCGTAAGGGGGTACGTTAG
- a CDS encoding outer membrane lipoprotein-sorting protein: MAVVIILMSVGPSQAAPSADEIAVRASEKLREIQTIQADVAADYSDPSGKAPIKMTVRVSADRVSKLTRMEITEHQVLEGQIIILDMKKDQATVYMPVTGQAYRGKTQSIAAQLGLDMGTLDLDHLLSLDPAGVMVFKYVRQDKIDRLPYHVIETRSKDEQTGYQLVWVDCETYMVRKVEVYDSQGKRIAAVAINNLKLNAKLDANKLRELPKGTRITDIK, translated from the coding sequence GTGGCTGTCGTCATCATTCTTATGTCTGTTGGACCGTCACAGGCTGCGCCCTCAGCAGACGAGATTGCAGTTCGGGCCTCAGAGAAGCTCAGGGAGATTCAGACAATTCAGGCCGACGTAGCCGCGGATTACTCGGACCCATCCGGGAAAGCGCCAATCAAGATGACAGTGCGAGTCTCGGCGGATCGTGTGAGTAAGCTTACTCGGATGGAGATCACGGAGCATCAGGTCCTCGAGGGGCAGATTATCATACTTGACATGAAGAAAGACCAGGCAACTGTGTATATGCCCGTCACCGGGCAGGCGTACCGCGGCAAGACTCAGAGCATTGCTGCGCAGCTTGGGCTGGACATGGGTACATTGGACCTGGATCATCTCCTATCGTTGGATCCCGCTGGTGTGATGGTGTTCAAGTACGTGCGCCAGGACAAAATAGATCGCCTTCCATACCATGTCATCGAGACCAGATCCAAGGATGAGCAAACAGGGTATCAGCTGGTATGGGTGGACTGCGAGACCTACATGGTTCGAAAAGTGGAAGTCTACGACTCCCAAGGAAAGAGAATTGCCGCTGTTGCGATAAACAATCTCAAACTCAACGCCAAACTGGATGCGAACAAGCTCCGGGAACTCCCCAAGGGAACCCGGATCACTGACATCAAGTGA
- a CDS encoding tRNA 2-thiocytidine biosynthesis TtcA family protein → MSANCLPKPYHSKLLRGILEFDLISPGDKVLIGLSGGKDSMFLMYALNVIQSYLEIPFTIAAATVDLGFKHPLDVDAIRRYSASLGVEHYLITTRIADIIEERSSRQNPCAVCSYFRRAALNRFASEHGFEVVALAHHKDDAMETFLMNIIYAGKVSTLPWKTHLARTGVTVIRPMMYLTEKDVIKGVRLAQIEPVPSPCPYSANTSRARAKKLILDLSKENRMVRANIAAAMRNGEDVELWPAEKRHYEGQLD, encoded by the coding sequence ATGTCTGCGAATTGCCTGCCCAAGCCGTATCATTCCAAGCTTCTCAGGGGAATTCTCGAATTCGACCTCATAAGTCCTGGCGACAAGGTGTTGATCGGGCTGTCCGGCGGGAAGGACAGCATGTTTCTCATGTACGCCCTCAATGTGATCCAGTCATACCTGGAGATTCCGTTTACTATTGCAGCTGCGACTGTGGACCTCGGTTTCAAGCATCCGCTCGATGTCGATGCTATCCGACGCTATTCCGCCAGTCTGGGCGTTGAGCACTATCTGATCACTACGCGAATCGCCGACATAATCGAGGAGCGATCCTCTAGGCAGAACCCGTGTGCGGTCTGTTCGTATTTTCGCCGCGCAGCCCTAAACCGGTTTGCGTCGGAGCATGGCTTCGAGGTGGTCGCCCTGGCCCACCACAAGGATGACGCCATGGAGACATTCCTTATGAACATCATCTATGCAGGTAAGGTGAGCACTCTTCCATGGAAGACCCACCTGGCCCGCACAGGCGTCACGGTGATACGTCCAATGATGTATCTCACTGAGAAGGATGTCATCAAGGGTGTGCGTCTGGCGCAAATCGAACCCGTGCCGAGCCCTTGCCCATATTCGGCGAATACCTCGCGCGCTAGGGCCAAGAAGCTCATACTAGATCTCTCCAAGGAAAACCGCATGGTCCGTGCCAACATTGCCGCCGCGATGCGGAACGGGGAGGACGTGGAACTGTGGCCAGCCGAGAAACGTCATTACGAAGGGCAGCTCGATTGA
- a CDS encoding HD-GYP domain-containing protein has product MRYISIHNSVPGMILARHVWGPRGQILLTANTVLKDSYIQRLLDLQYSAIYIKSYESEPVENLVEPVKQQTLVQAKETLRSIVDIALSSSRIDIPKIVSIVESIVDQVLGNRDVIYNMADIKAFDDYTFGHSVDVCVLSVMCASEMGMNKYELLDLGTGAIMHDMGKLFIPKEILSKVSHLSADDWDVIRQHPWDGFQFLRRQIPLIPAHIALQHHERFDGSGYPRGLEDEAMLNLAKVTAVADSYNAMTSDRPYRRAMMPHQALPIIVREAGRSYNPDVVKAFTRVVAEYPLGSLVRLSDGSTACVSGATKGIYQLTIASGPREGESIQVSRDSELAIIERIE; this is encoded by the coding sequence ATGCGTTACATATCCATTCACAACTCCGTACCCGGGATGATCCTGGCCAGGCATGTGTGGGGACCCCGCGGCCAGATCCTCCTTACAGCCAATACTGTTCTCAAGGATTCGTACATCCAGCGCCTTCTGGATCTCCAGTATTCCGCGATATACATCAAGAGCTACGAAAGCGAACCGGTTGAGAATCTCGTGGAGCCGGTGAAACAGCAAACCCTTGTTCAGGCTAAGGAAACACTTCGTTCAATTGTCGACATCGCCTTGAGCTCTTCCCGCATCGACATCCCAAAGATCGTCTCCATCGTGGAGTCCATAGTGGACCAGGTCCTCGGCAACAGAGACGTGATCTACAACATGGCCGACATCAAAGCCTTCGATGACTACACATTCGGCCATTCTGTTGATGTGTGCGTCTTGTCGGTGATGTGCGCCTCAGAGATGGGCATGAACAAGTATGAACTGCTGGACCTTGGCACAGGCGCCATAATGCACGACATGGGCAAGCTGTTCATCCCCAAAGAGATACTCTCGAAAGTCTCTCATCTGAGCGCTGATGATTGGGATGTGATAAGGCAGCACCCGTGGGACGGTTTCCAGTTCCTTCGAAGGCAGATACCACTGATCCCTGCGCACATAGCCCTGCAGCACCATGAGAGATTCGATGGCTCGGGCTACCCGCGAGGACTAGAAGATGAAGCCATGCTGAACCTCGCGAAGGTGACTGCCGTTGCGGATTCCTACAACGCGATGACATCCGACAGGCCATACAGGCGGGCCATGATGCCCCATCAGGCACTGCCAATCATTGTTCGGGAAGCAGGCAGGAGCTACAACCCCGACGTGGTGAAGGCATTCACGCGCGTGGTGGCTGAGTACCCCCTTGGCAGCTTGGTGAGGCTGTCGGACGGCTCGACTGCCTGCGTATCCGGGGCAACCAAGGGCATCTACCAGCTTACGATCGCATCCGGTCCACGTGAGGGAGAGTCGATCCAGGTGAGCCGTGATAGCGAACTGGCTATCATCGAGAGGATCGAGTGA
- the serS gene encoding serine--tRNA ligase, which translates to MLDLKFVRANSDVVRDSLVRRGEDTRILDTLLSKDERRRAMLVEVEELKRRRNEASEKVARMKKQKLDAAEIIADMKGVADSIRKLDDELSAVDAEIQEMLLGIPNIPHPSVPLGKDDTENVEVRRWREPTTFTFAPQAHWDIGVALGIFDFERAAKITGARFVIYKGAGSRLSRAITSFMLDLHTTEHGYSEVYPPFLVNRASMVGTGQLPKFAEDMFKCEGLDYYMIPTAEVPVTNMYRGEILDCASLPIKHCAFTACFRAEAGASGRDTRGLIRQHEFDKVEMVKFVHPDTSYDELESLVCDAAAVLELLELPYRVTKMCTGDVGFSAAKKYDLEVWMPSYGRYVEISSCSNFEAFQARRADIKFRPAPGAKAEYIHTLNGSGLAVGRTMAAVIENFQQPDGTVIIPDRLRPYMGGAEVISKEK; encoded by the coding sequence GTGCTTGATCTGAAATTCGTGCGGGCGAACTCCGACGTTGTTCGGGATTCCCTTGTGCGCAGGGGAGAGGATACCCGCATACTCGATACCCTGCTTTCGAAGGACGAACGCCGCAGGGCGATGCTTGTGGAAGTGGAGGAACTGAAGCGACGGAGGAACGAAGCCTCGGAGAAGGTCGCGCGAATGAAGAAGCAGAAGCTCGATGCGGCGGAGATAATCGCGGATATGAAGGGTGTGGCTGATAGTATCCGAAAGCTCGATGATGAGCTTTCCGCTGTAGACGCGGAGATCCAAGAGATGCTGCTTGGAATTCCGAACATTCCACATCCATCCGTTCCCTTGGGCAAGGATGACACCGAGAACGTTGAGGTTCGACGGTGGCGTGAACCAACGACGTTCACGTTCGCGCCTCAGGCTCACTGGGATATCGGGGTCGCCCTCGGGATCTTCGATTTCGAGCGAGCTGCCAAGATCACAGGCGCCAGGTTCGTCATATACAAGGGGGCTGGCTCGAGGCTCTCACGGGCGATAACCAGCTTCATGCTCGATCTTCACACGACCGAACACGGATACAGCGAGGTATATCCCCCGTTCCTGGTGAACAGGGCATCGATGGTAGGCACTGGCCAGTTGCCGAAGTTCGCTGAGGACATGTTCAAGTGCGAGGGCCTTGACTACTACATGATTCCGACTGCTGAGGTTCCTGTGACGAACATGTACCGCGGCGAGATACTCGACTGCGCCTCTTTGCCCATCAAGCATTGCGCTTTCACAGCGTGTTTCCGGGCTGAGGCTGGCGCATCCGGTCGTGACACCAGAGGGCTCATTCGTCAGCATGAGTTCGACAAGGTGGAGATGGTGAAGTTCGTGCATCCCGATACGTCCTATGATGAGCTCGAAAGCCTCGTCTGCGACGCTGCCGCAGTCCTAGAGCTGCTTGAGCTTCCGTACCGGGTCACGAAGATGTGCACCGGTGATGTTGGCTTCTCGGCTGCGAAGAAATACGACCTTGAGGTCTGGATGCCCAGCTATGGCAGGTATGTTGAGATCTCCTCGTGCAGCAATTTCGAAGCGTTTCAGGCGCGTCGCGCAGACATCAAGTTCAGGCCAGCGCCAGGAGCAAAGGCAGAGTACATTCATACTCTGAACGGATCTGGGCTTGCCGTTGGAAGGACCATGGCGGCCGTGATCGAGAACTTCCAGCAGCCAGATGGGACAGTGATTATCCCTGATAGGCTTCGCCCCTACATGGGAGGAGCGGAGGTCATCTCCAAAGAGAAGTAG
- a CDS encoding thiamine pyrophosphate-dependent enzyme — MATLKELSKKEVMISSGHRACAGCGFPIIIKQALLAADNPVVVGCATGCMEVGTTIYPYTAWKTPFIHNAFENSAATVSGVEAAYRALSRRGKVSKKIDFIAFGGDGGTYDIGFQSLSGAMERGHDMLYICYDNQAYMNTGIQRSSATPRGANTTTSPVGAESYGKKQYRKDLTEVMAAHGIPYVAQASPAFWNDTVTKVKKALAVEGPAFMNIIQPCMLGWKFTSDKTIEIARLAVDTCFWPLYEVENGEYKLTYRPKEKKPLVEFLKTQDRFRHLFKPENEHILTELQDDVDRKWAVLLAKCGEQA, encoded by the coding sequence ATGGCGACTCTGAAGGAACTGTCGAAGAAGGAAGTCATGATCTCGTCAGGTCACCGCGCCTGTGCCGGATGCGGTTTTCCGATCATCATAAAGCAGGCGCTTCTTGCGGCCGACAACCCTGTGGTAGTCGGGTGTGCCACCGGGTGCATGGAGGTAGGCACCACAATATACCCGTATACCGCGTGGAAGACGCCGTTCATTCACAACGCGTTCGAGAACTCCGCAGCTACGGTGAGCGGAGTGGAGGCGGCATACAGGGCGCTTTCCCGCCGTGGCAAGGTGAGCAAGAAGATCGACTTCATCGCATTCGGCGGCGATGGCGGAACCTATGACATCGGGTTCCAGTCGCTTTCCGGGGCAATGGAGCGGGGGCACGATATGCTCTACATCTGCTACGATAACCAAGCGTATATGAACACTGGCATCCAGCGGTCGAGTGCGACTCCGCGCGGTGCGAACACTACCACGAGCCCTGTCGGAGCCGAGTCGTACGGCAAGAAGCAGTATCGCAAAGACCTGACAGAGGTTATGGCTGCCCACGGCATTCCATACGTAGCACAGGCCTCGCCGGCGTTCTGGAATGACACGGTGACCAAGGTCAAGAAGGCGCTTGCGGTGGAAGGCCCGGCGTTCATGAACATCATCCAGCCGTGTATGCTAGGATGGAAGTTCACCTCTGACAAGACAATCGAGATCGCGAGGCTGGCGGTTGATACGTGTTTCTGGCCGTTGTATGAGGTGGAGAACGGGGAGTATAAGCTCACATACAGGCCAAAGGAGAAGAAACCCCTTGTGGAGTTCCTCAAGACTCAGGATAGGTTCCGCCACCTGTTCAAGCCGGAGAACGAGCACATCCTCACTGAACTGCAGGATGACGTAGACCGGAAGTGGGCGGTGCTCCTTGCGAAGTGCGGGGAGCAGGCATAA